A single genomic interval of Stieleria maiorica harbors:
- a CDS encoding NAD-dependent epimerase/dehydratase family protein yields MANVLVTGATGFIGTQLVRHLSARGDRVTCLVRSTSDRRGLQAFDPQFIVGDLSDRRSLDDAVRDCDVVFNLAGTTKALRKREFEQANLLGPRLLAEACADRDTPPTLVHVSSLAAAGPCNGSTLRSETDEPAPVSDYGKSKLGGESALLEYADSVPISILRPPIVLGPGDRDGFEMFGGIAKWNLHLVPGIADHLFSVIHVDDLCHALVLVATAGMRVCHNATDRRGIYFAAADETPTYAELGQMIGRSLGKQHVWIVRSPSPLIWTIATINSGVSRLRGRPHILSIDKAREATAGSWACDAARLRRETGFQPAKTLQERIDETTSWYVDNGWIKRGR; encoded by the coding sequence ATGGCCAACGTTCTCGTCACCGGCGCGACCGGTTTCATCGGTACCCAGTTGGTCCGCCATCTTTCGGCCCGCGGTGATCGCGTCACGTGCCTGGTTCGATCCACCTCAGATCGACGCGGCCTGCAAGCGTTTGATCCACAGTTCATCGTCGGCGATCTGTCCGACCGGCGATCGCTGGACGATGCCGTCCGTGATTGCGACGTCGTCTTCAATCTGGCCGGAACGACCAAAGCGCTGCGGAAACGGGAGTTCGAACAAGCCAACCTGCTCGGGCCGCGGCTGTTGGCCGAGGCCTGCGCCGATCGCGACACGCCGCCCACGCTGGTCCACGTGTCCTCCCTGGCCGCCGCCGGACCATGCAACGGATCCACCCTGCGGAGTGAAACCGACGAACCCGCGCCGGTTTCCGATTACGGGAAAAGCAAACTGGGCGGCGAATCGGCACTGCTGGAGTACGCCGATTCCGTTCCGATCTCCATCCTCCGCCCGCCGATCGTGCTGGGCCCCGGCGATCGCGATGGTTTCGAGATGTTTGGCGGGATCGCGAAATGGAACCTGCACTTGGTCCCCGGCATTGCCGACCACCTCTTCTCCGTGATCCACGTCGACGACCTCTGCCATGCGCTGGTCCTGGTCGCAACGGCCGGCATGCGTGTTTGCCACAACGCGACCGATCGCCGAGGCATCTATTTCGCGGCCGCCGATGAAACACCGACGTACGCGGAACTTGGACAGATGATCGGCCGATCGTTGGGCAAACAACACGTCTGGATCGTCCGCAGCCCTTCGCCGCTGATCTGGACCATCGCAACGATCAACAGTGGTGTTTCCCGGCTTCGCGGTCGGCCGCACATCCTGAGCATCGACAAAGCCAGAGAGGCGACCGCAGGATCCTGGGCCTGCGACGCCGCACGGCTCCGCCGCGAGACCGGGTTCCAACCCGCCAAGACGCTTCAAGAAAGGATCGATGAGACCACAAGTTGGTACGTCGACAACGGTTGGATTAAAAGGGGCCGGTGA
- a CDS encoding DUF1588 domain-containing protein, whose protein sequence is MTATRRYATTTFAILAVIVTSHPPLQHATAAEAAHKKQTQPTDGRNRHAMTFLQQNCLDCHDGSEGEGGFDLNRLQPDDLTGSSAPKNLATWVRVIDRIADGEMPPSEYGEVDTDQKTRFLKTTSKSIDNLVSSHHQSLGRVLSRRLTNQQLERTLGDLFAIAAPLSQLMPDEQRTDGFRNIADAQSMSHYHLEDHLRVVDAALDLAFARLRDNQDETVIDLPAERIANKRPGQRNRDPELRQGAAVIWSGGVSFYGRISRSTVDKPGWYRITLDASSLKMPDDRGLWCSIRSGKCVSNAPLMHWVGAFEATESPKTFTFTAWIEEDHMLEIRPADVTLKKASFKGGQIGFGEGEPQNVPGVAMHALTIERIYPGGDRAAVKHALFGDLDVRYDRKSKRFELRSDTPAEDLKKRLHDFAAAAFRSPVTPEVLQPYTRLIDRGIKDNDDPIDVLRQAYRAVLCSPRFIYFTEAPGRLSDHAVANRLSYMLTGKAPDTELRGAADAGRLSDPAEIVAQTRRLLDSQTLQYFINDFSDQWLDLADIDFTEPDRRMHRDFDLVVQNAMVGETRRYLETLIVENQPARMLVDSDFTWLNNRLARYYDIQADIAPSQWKRVSIADHPFRGGLMTHGSILKVTANGSNTSPVVRGVWICDRLLGIPIPDPPANVPAIEPDVRGATTVRQILEKHRSQTECASCHAKIDPPGFALEHFDAAGKWRDHYLTRKGKSYKKGPPVDSAYRLADGREFDSFVAFRNLAADDDHRIARNFAAQLLIYATGHEITFADRKTLDQIVSLTTADGYRLRSLIEAVVTSHTFLTK, encoded by the coding sequence ATGACCGCCACGCGACGTTACGCAACGACGACGTTCGCGATTTTGGCAGTGATCGTCACCTCGCATCCGCCACTGCAACACGCGACCGCCGCAGAAGCGGCCCACAAGAAACAAACGCAACCTACCGATGGACGCAACCGTCACGCGATGACGTTCTTGCAACAAAACTGCCTGGACTGCCACGACGGCAGTGAAGGCGAAGGCGGCTTCGACCTCAACCGACTTCAACCCGATGACCTGACAGGCTCTTCCGCCCCCAAGAACCTTGCGACTTGGGTTCGCGTGATTGATCGCATCGCCGACGGTGAAATGCCGCCATCGGAATACGGTGAAGTCGATACAGATCAAAAAACGCGGTTTCTGAAGACCACCTCCAAGTCGATTGACAACCTGGTCTCGTCACACCATCAATCTCTCGGACGCGTGCTCTCGCGACGACTGACCAACCAACAACTCGAGCGCACGCTCGGTGACCTGTTTGCGATCGCAGCCCCGCTCTCGCAATTGATGCCCGACGAACAGCGCACCGATGGCTTTCGCAACATCGCCGATGCTCAGTCGATGTCCCACTATCATCTCGAAGACCATCTTCGTGTCGTCGATGCGGCCTTGGACCTGGCCTTCGCCCGACTTCGCGACAACCAGGACGAGACCGTCATCGATCTGCCCGCGGAGCGAATCGCCAATAAGCGTCCGGGCCAACGAAATCGCGACCCCGAACTGCGTCAAGGCGCGGCGGTCATCTGGTCCGGTGGCGTCTCCTTTTATGGACGCATTTCCCGCAGCACCGTCGACAAGCCGGGCTGGTATCGCATCACGCTCGATGCGTCTTCGTTGAAGATGCCCGACGACCGCGGCCTTTGGTGTTCCATTCGAAGTGGCAAATGTGTTTCCAATGCACCGCTGATGCACTGGGTCGGTGCCTTCGAAGCGACCGAGTCGCCGAAAACGTTTACCTTCACCGCGTGGATCGAAGAAGATCACATGCTGGAAATCCGCCCCGCCGATGTCACGCTGAAAAAGGCGAGTTTCAAAGGCGGTCAAATCGGATTCGGCGAAGGCGAACCGCAAAACGTTCCCGGTGTCGCGATGCACGCGCTAACGATCGAGCGGATTTATCCGGGCGGAGACCGAGCCGCCGTCAAGCATGCCCTGTTCGGCGATTTGGATGTTCGATACGACCGAAAATCAAAACGCTTTGAACTCCGAAGTGACACACCGGCGGAAGACCTGAAAAAACGTCTGCATGACTTTGCCGCCGCAGCCTTTCGCAGCCCCGTCACGCCGGAGGTGTTGCAACCCTACACTCGCCTGATCGACCGCGGCATCAAGGACAACGACGATCCGATCGATGTGCTGCGACAAGCGTATCGAGCCGTGCTGTGCTCCCCGCGATTCATTTATTTCACCGAAGCGCCCGGACGATTGAGCGACCACGCCGTCGCCAATCGGCTCAGTTACATGTTGACCGGCAAAGCCCCTGACACGGAACTGCGTGGGGCAGCCGACGCAGGCCGTCTATCCGATCCGGCTGAGATTGTTGCCCAGACACGCCGTTTGCTCGATAGCCAAACGCTGCAGTACTTCATCAACGATTTCTCCGACCAGTGGCTGGACCTTGCCGACATCGATTTCACCGAACCGGATCGCCGGATGCATCGGGACTTTGACCTAGTCGTTCAAAACGCGATGGTCGGTGAAACGCGTCGCTACCTGGAAACGTTGATCGTCGAAAACCAGCCCGCGCGGATGCTGGTCGATTCCGACTTCACCTGGCTGAACAATCGTCTGGCACGCTACTACGACATCCAAGCCGACATCGCCCCGTCGCAATGGAAACGTGTTTCGATCGCGGACCACCCCTTCCGCGGCGGTCTGATGACTCACGGATCGATCCTGAAGGTGACCGCCAACGGGTCCAACACGTCGCCGGTCGTCCGCGGCGTCTGGATCTGCGACAGATTGCTCGGCATACCCATCCCCGATCCACCGGCCAACGTGCCCGCGATCGAACCCGACGTCCGCGGTGCCACGACGGTTCGCCAGATCCTTGAAAAACACCGTTCGCAAACCGAGTGCGCGTCCTGCCACGCGAAAATCGATCCGCCGGGGTTCGCGTTGGAACACTTTGATGCCGCCGGCAAGTGGCGGGATCATTATCTGACGCGTAAAGGCAAGTCGTACAAGAAAGGCCCCCCAGTCGACTCGGCGTACCGGCTTGCCGACGGTCGGGAGTTCGATTCGTTTGTCGCATTTAGAAACCTGGCCGCCGACGATGACCATCGCATCGCCCGCAACTTTGCCGCGCAATTGCTCATCTACGCGACCGGCCACGAGATCACCTTCGCCGACCGTAAAACTCTGGACCAAATCGTCTCTCTAACCACAGCCGACGGCTATCGATTGCGCTCGCTGATCGAAGCCGTTGTGACCAGCCATACTTTCCTTACCAAGTGA
- a CDS encoding DUF1552 domain-containing protein, with translation MTNQQAHAENREPTRFHSAKSRLARRTVLRGSGVAMSLPWLSAMQASAGTQTDPPPQRFVSVSIGLGLLAENLFPEQSGQTYSPSRYLKQLDDIRDQFTVVSGSSHPGVSNGHRAEASILTATPIGNSGSAKNTISVDQYLAKHLGGATRYPSLVLSTSGTQSPSYTDTGAMIPSESSPARLFATLFIDQSQEERLRQADRIRSGRSIMDVVNDDAKRLQRDLGAGDRNRLDSYFSSVRELELRMAANERWAKLPKPVVDAKPPTPPDANDLVGCQAMMLSLMKLALQTDSTRFITLNLPGGNAKLPIEGVDEGYHTLSHHGRDADKLAQLALIEEEIVAAYGDFLRSLAGFEETEGNLLDQTSVLMTSNLGNASSHDNRNLPVLVGGGGFRHGQHLAFDRSNNYPLANLFVSVLQQSGLPTDEFSSGKSTMKGLEPTRA, from the coding sequence ATGACGAACCAACAAGCCCACGCCGAAAATCGCGAACCGACCCGTTTTCATTCTGCCAAAAGTCGTCTGGCCCGGCGCACGGTGCTGCGTGGCAGCGGCGTCGCGATGTCACTGCCGTGGTTGTCGGCGATGCAAGCATCTGCGGGAACGCAGACCGATCCCCCGCCCCAACGATTCGTCTCGGTTTCGATCGGGTTGGGACTGCTGGCCGAAAACTTGTTCCCCGAACAATCCGGCCAAACGTATTCGCCGTCCCGCTACTTGAAACAACTGGACGACATCCGCGATCAATTCACGGTCGTCTCCGGCAGCAGTCACCCGGGCGTTTCAAACGGGCACCGCGCCGAAGCGAGCATCTTGACCGCGACACCGATCGGAAACAGCGGCAGCGCCAAGAACACCATCTCGGTCGATCAATACCTGGCCAAGCATCTCGGCGGTGCCACGCGTTATCCGTCGTTGGTCCTCAGCACCAGCGGAACGCAAAGCCCCTCCTACACCGACACCGGGGCGATGATCCCTTCGGAAAGTTCGCCCGCCCGGTTGTTCGCCACGCTGTTCATCGACCAGTCACAAGAGGAACGCCTGCGGCAAGCCGATCGGATTCGCAGCGGACGCAGCATCATGGACGTGGTCAACGACGACGCCAAGCGATTGCAACGCGATCTGGGCGCTGGTGACCGCAATCGACTGGATTCGTACTTTTCCAGCGTCCGTGAACTTGAATTGCGCATGGCCGCCAACGAACGCTGGGCAAAACTGCCCAAGCCGGTCGTCGACGCCAAACCGCCGACCCCGCCGGACGCAAATGACCTGGTCGGCTGCCAGGCGATGATGCTGAGCTTGATGAAACTGGCTCTGCAAACCGACTCGACGCGATTCATCACGCTGAACCTACCCGGCGGCAACGCCAAGCTGCCGATCGAAGGCGTCGACGAGGGCTATCACACGCTCAGCCATCATGGTCGCGACGCGGACAAGCTCGCTCAGTTGGCGTTGATCGAAGAAGAAATCGTTGCGGCCTATGGCGATTTCCTCCGCAGCCTGGCTGGCTTTGAAGAAACCGAAGGCAACTTGCTCGACCAGACCTCCGTCTTGATGACCAGCAATCTCGGCAACGCCTCCAGCCACGACAACCGCAACCTGCCCGTACTCGTTGGGGGTGGTGGCTTCCGCCACGGACAACATCTCGCCTTTGATCGCAGCAACAATTATCCTTTAGCCAACCTGTTCGTCTCGGTGTTGCAGCAATCCGGACTGCCGACCGATGAGTTTTCGAGCGGGAAATCGACGATGAAGGGGCTTGAACCGACACGGGCGTAG